ACCTTCATCTCTTCGGCGTGCGAATCCTCGGCGGGATCGGGGCGCGCACGGCGATCGCGGCGCTGGTGCTCTATTCGCTGCTGCCGATCATCCGGAATACCTTCACGGGCATCAACGGCGTCGACCCGGCGATTCGCGAAGCCGGCAGAGGGATGGGAATGACCGATCGGCAGCTTCTCTTCCAGGTGGAGATCCCGCTTGCCCTCGGTGTGATCATCGCCGGCATCCGCGTCGCCACGGTGATCGCGGTGGGGACGGCGACCATCGCGGCCGCCATCGATGCCGGCGGGCTCGGTCGCTACATTTTTCGGGGCCTCCGGATGAACGACAACGTGCTGGTGCTGGCGGGGGCGGTGCCCGCGGCGTTGATCGCGCTCGCCGCCGATTTCCTGCTCGGCCGGGTGGAACGGGCTTTTCAGGGAGGCCGTCTGCTGCGCGGCGGAGCGGGAAAAAATCTTCTGGTCCTGTTGGGGGCCGGAGCCGTCGGTGCGGTGCTCCTGTGGAGCTTTCTTCCCGCCCGTTCCGCCGGCCGCATCGCCGTGGGATCCAAGGACTTTACCGAGCAACTCATCCTGGGAGAGCTGCTCTCGCAGGCGGTCGAGGCGCGGACCGGAACCGAGGTCGAGCGGCGCTTCGATCTCGGTGGAACGCTCGCCCACGAAGCGCTCGTCGCCGGGGAGATCAATCTCTACGTCGAGTACACCGGGACGGCGCTGCTCGCAATCCTGAACGAACGGCGCCCCGCCGGGCGCGCCGAGGTGTACCGGCGCGTCAAGGCGGAATACGCCCGGAGATTTCAAGCCGAGTGGACCGAGCCCCTGGGGTTCAACAATACATTCGCGATTCTGGTGCGCGGCGAGGACGCGCGGCGCTTCGGCTTGAAGACGATCAGCGACGCGGCCGCGCTCGCGCCGCGGTGGCGCGCCGGTTTCGGGCAGGACTTCATGTCGCGGCCCGACGGCTACGCCGGCTTCGTCCGGACCTACGGCCTGCGGTTTCAGGCAGTGAGGGAGATGGACCTTTCTCTCACCTATCGGGCGCTCGCCGAGAAACAGGTCGATCTGATCGCGGGAAACTCGACCGACGGGCTGATCAGCCGGTACGGGCTCGTCGAGCTGGTAGACGACCGAGGTTATTTTCCCCCTTACGACGCCGTGCCCGTCGTCCGGCAGGAGGCGCTGCGGCGGCATCCGGAGCTGCGGCGCGTGCTCAAAGAGCTGGGAGGAATCCTCACGGTCGAGGAGATGCGCCGCCTCAACTACGCCGTGGACGGGGAGCGGCGACGCCCCGAAGAGGTCGTGCGCGAGTTCCTGGCGCGCTCGGGCTTCGTGCGCCGGCCGGCCGGCTGAGCAAAAGCTCGGCTCAGGCTGCGCTGTGAAGGATCAAGCGGACGAAAAACGCAACGCACCGCTCGTAGTCCCGCGCCGCCACGCGCTCGTCGATGCCGTGGAACCGCGCAACGTCCTGGCGCGTCAGGGTGATCGGGAGAAAACGGTAGACGTTGGCCGCCAGCGGCGCGTAGTGGCGCGAGTCGGTCATTGCGACGGCGAGCGCCGGGGCGACGACGGTTCCGGGCGCGGTTTCGCCCACCGCGCGCTGCAGCCAGAGGAAGGCCCGGGCCCCGGGATCCGAGACGGCCGAAGGCTCGGCGGCGCCGGGGAGGAGGCTGATCGTGACCGACGGATCGGCGGCGGCCGCCACGTGGCGCTCGACGGCGGCGATCGTGTCGCCGGGAAGGATGCGGAAGTTGACGACAGCCCGCGCCTCGGCCGGAAGGACGTTGTCGCGACTGCCTGCCGTAAAAACGGTCGGTGCCTGCGTGGTGCGCACGAGCGCCGCGGTCGGCGCCGATCCCGCCAGCTGCCGCTCGATCAGGGGCGCGGAGAGCCACAGGTTCGCCAGGAGCGCGCGCAACGGCCAGTGCAGCTCCGGGCCGAGATACTCGACGAGCCGGCGCACGGGCTCCGACAGGCGCGCGGGGAACGGCGCCTGATCGAGCCTGTGGATCGTCTCGCTCAGGA
The sequence above is a segment of the Candidatus Zixiibacteriota bacterium genome. Coding sequences within it:
- a CDS encoding glycine betaine ABC transporter substrate-binding protein, whose product is MSLLEFLSRHRQEFLGLVAEHLFLVALSTGIAVAIGLPLGILLTRRPGLARPVLGFANVMQTVPSLALFGFLIPVNLHLFGVRILGGIGARTAIAALVLYSLLPIIRNTFTGINGVDPAIREAGRGMGMTDRQLLFQVEIPLALGVIIAGIRVATVIAVGTATIAAAIDAGGLGRYIFRGLRMNDNVLVLAGAVPAALIALAADFLLGRVERAFQGGRLLRGGAGKNLLVLLGAGAVGAVLLWSFLPARSAGRIAVGSKDFTEQLILGELLSQAVEARTGTEVERRFDLGGTLAHEALVAGEINLYVEYTGTALLAILNERRPAGRAEVYRRVKAEYARRFQAEWTEPLGFNNTFAILVRGEDARRFGLKTISDAAALAPRWRAGFGQDFMSRPDGYAGFVRTYGLRFQAVREMDLSLTYRALAEKQVDLIAGNSTDGLISRYGLVELVDDRGYFPPYDAVPVVRQEALRRHPELRRVLKELGGILTVEEMRRLNYAVDGERRRPEEVVREFLARSGFVRRPAG